The following proteins come from a genomic window of Proteiniphilum propionicum:
- a CDS encoding RNA polymerase sigma-70 factor gives MEKNLETDIIEGLKLGKEEAFQYIYKIYYSDLCRIAKGYLADSYLSESIVGDLIYSLWENRSKIEIHTSLRSYLFRSVANKCINYLQLEYVRRETSCSQDDIEAFSDLWSMGDNPLQDLEHAELVSIIRNTIETMSPETKQVFLLSRFENKKQKEIAEIMGITVHTVKYHMGSALKKLKESMELYLPFIIFFMMNMFN, from the coding sequence ATGGAGAAAAACCTAGAAACAGATATTATTGAAGGCTTGAAATTAGGTAAAGAGGAAGCATTTCAATATATTTACAAAATCTATTATTCAGATCTCTGCCGTATTGCAAAAGGATATCTGGCAGATTCTTATTTATCAGAATCAATAGTTGGAGACTTAATATATAGCCTATGGGAAAATCGTTCTAAAATTGAAATTCACACTTCGTTGAGAAGTTATCTTTTCAGAAGTGTGGCCAATAAATGCATAAATTATCTTCAACTTGAATACGTGAGAAGAGAAACATCCTGTTCACAGGATGATATAGAAGCCTTCAGTGATTTGTGGTCAATGGGAGACAATCCTCTTCAAGATCTGGAGCACGCAGAGCTAGTGTCAATCATCAGAAACACAATTGAAACAATGTCGCCTGAAACCAAACAGGTGTTCCTGTTAAGCCGTTTTGAAAATAAAAAGCAAAAGGAGATTGCAGAAATTATGGGAATAACTGTACACACCGTAAAATATCACATGGGGAGCGCATTAAAAAAATTAAAGGAATCAATGGAGTTATATCTTCCCTTTATCATTTTTTTTATGATGAATATGTTTAATTAA
- a CDS encoding FecR family protein, which translates to MKEEFEKLIYDFLSGNIAKKDLHKLNDWVHASTENKKHFEKLKHIWLLSSGHDTNHFYAEGAYARFLERIRKKEVTKRKDRLVRYAGYAAAIILLLVTTTLITNVFKDTPENLLISEVYAPRKSKLKMKLPDGSVVWLNADSKLSYSEKFGRNNRNIQLTGEGYFEVQHGEYPFIVQTDSTQIRVLGTKFNIKNYSDEDYMKISLLEGSIALSGANKEYIMKPNQTISFNKVNQIYTLAENADYAEQWINNKVFWDEIPLLTISKELERQFDVAFSFESEGLESLVFHGSFIIETNNLEEILGIMAETNKFKYSIKKNKVYIFNGK; encoded by the coding sequence ATGAAAGAAGAATTTGAAAAATTGATATATGATTTTCTTTCCGGAAACATTGCCAAGAAAGATCTACACAAGTTGAATGACTGGGTGCACGCAAGCACGGAAAATAAAAAACATTTTGAAAAGCTGAAACACATCTGGCTTTTATCTTCCGGGCATGATACTAACCATTTTTATGCTGAAGGTGCATACGCCAGATTTTTGGAGCGGATTCGCAAAAAGGAGGTTACTAAAAGAAAGGATAGGCTTGTTAGATATGCCGGGTATGCAGCAGCTATAATTTTACTATTGGTCACTACCACACTAATAACCAACGTATTTAAGGACACTCCTGAAAATTTGCTTATCTCTGAGGTATATGCCCCTCGAAAATCTAAATTAAAAATGAAGCTACCCGATGGTTCCGTTGTTTGGTTGAACGCCGACTCTAAATTATCATACTCTGAGAAATTTGGCAGGAATAACCGTAATATTCAATTAACAGGAGAAGGATACTTCGAAGTACAACATGGAGAATATCCATTTATTGTACAAACAGACTCCACACAAATTAGAGTTTTAGGCACAAAGTTCAATATCAAGAATTACAGTGACGAGGATTATATGAAAATTTCGCTGCTGGAGGGGTCTATAGCTTTATCAGGTGCTAATAAGGAGTACATAATGAAACCCAATCAAACAATATCTTTTAATAAAGTAAATCAGATTTATACACTGGCTGAAAACGCCGACTATGCTGAGCAATGGATTAATAATAAAGTTTTTTGGGATGAAATCCCTTTATTAACAATTTCCAAAGAGCTCGAACGACAGTTTGATGTGGCATTTTCATTTGAATCTGAGGGCCTTGAGAGTTTAGTTTTCCACGGGAGCTTCATTATTGAAACAAATAATCTGGAAGAGATACTTGGAATAATGGCAGAAACAAATAAATTTAAGTATTCAATTAAAAAAAACAAAGTTTATATCTTTAATGGCAAATAA
- a CDS encoding RNA polymerase sigma factor: MPSCGNIAEIYNNYVDDMYTYAIYLGFKEYDIIDAIQDVFVNLCELNRDIKKISNIKFYLFKSLRNRLIDLYKKESFTITFNNSTLLDTLFTDTQNTPESRLIKGEESDEIEKKIEEMLSLLSPRQREIIYLHFIQEQDYKHVAEIMDINYDNCRKLVYKALLTLRNKYDGIIFIIYFTYLIYELSTAPFHFPSPLLQ, from the coding sequence ATGCCAAGTTGTGGAAATATTGCGGAAATATACAATAATTATGTGGATGACATGTATACTTACGCCATTTATTTAGGTTTTAAAGAATACGATATCATCGATGCTATACAAGATGTTTTTGTCAATCTATGTGAACTAAATAGAGATATAAAAAAGATCTCAAACATAAAATTCTATTTATTTAAATCTCTTCGCAACAGGCTGATAGATTTATATAAAAAAGAGAGCTTCACAATAACCTTCAACAATTCGACTCTACTTGACACTCTTTTTACTGATACTCAAAACACACCGGAAAGCAGGTTAATTAAAGGGGAAGAGTCAGATGAGATCGAAAAAAAGATTGAAGAAATGCTTTCTCTCTTATCTCCGCGACAAAGAGAAATCATCTATCTTCACTTTATTCAGGAACAGGATTATAAACATGTAGCGGAGATAATGGATATTAATTATGATAATTGCCGTAAATTGGTATATAAAGCCTTGTTAACCTTACGTAATAAATACGATGGTATAATATTTATTATTTATTTCACATACTTGATATATGAATTATCCACAGCGCCATTTCATTTCCCTTCTCCTCTTCTGCAATAG
- a CDS encoding FecR family protein: protein MISNSRPFHKTHSELLRDKKYLLWRFSPSRELDRYWNVLIKQNLELQKEIDIADGYLKKKSFPKRYLKVEKKEKILQEILFSVQQKRKNKEKKRERILRLVSYGTVASILLLIGMFIYQISQSGSTGQISIYQNETESIQLITTGKTTLFDKNISLQIDKMGIARIPDDNKGGEVEIAMSKNGLNKLIVPYGKRTTVTLYDGTKIWLNSGSTLTFPSEFEENKREISITGEMYIEVAENKKAPFFVKTSDFCVSVLGTKFCISAYEKQPQTVVLVEGKVNLMAKKTKKDIDFLLMPNEMALLNNNHSFSKRQVDASQYITWTKGYIILNETPVEDLLNYIARNYNFSLKCTNATNLKGLTCNGKLYLSDNIDNVMKSIAILSNTTYKKENNTIYIRNNKKIAK from the coding sequence ATGATAAGCAATAGTCGCCCTTTTCATAAAACTCATTCTGAATTGCTACGAGATAAAAAATATCTATTGTGGCGATTTTCTCCTTCAAGAGAATTAGACAGATATTGGAATGTATTGATAAAACAAAATCTTGAATTACAGAAGGAAATTGATATTGCTGATGGATACCTGAAAAAAAAGTCTTTTCCAAAAAGATATCTCAAAGTAGAGAAAAAAGAAAAAATCCTTCAGGAGATATTATTTTCAGTACAGCAAAAAAGAAAAAACAAAGAGAAAAAGAGAGAGAGAATCCTAAGATTAGTAAGTTACGGGACAGTAGCTTCAATTCTGCTATTAATAGGAATGTTTATATATCAAATATCTCAATCTGGCTCCACCGGACAAATATCAATCTATCAAAATGAGACTGAAAGTATTCAGCTTATAACTACTGGTAAGACAACATTGTTTGATAAAAATATCAGTTTGCAAATTGATAAAATGGGTATAGCAAGAATCCCAGATGATAACAAAGGGGGAGAGGTTGAAATTGCAATGAGCAAGAATGGGCTCAATAAACTTATAGTACCTTACGGAAAACGTACAACAGTTACCCTCTACGACGGAACAAAGATTTGGCTCAATTCAGGTTCTACACTGACCTTCCCTTCAGAGTTCGAAGAAAATAAGCGCGAAATATCAATAACAGGCGAGATGTATATAGAAGTGGCTGAAAATAAAAAAGCACCTTTTTTTGTTAAAACATCCGATTTTTGTGTCAGCGTGTTAGGAACAAAATTTTGTATTTCGGCGTATGAAAAACAGCCACAGACTGTTGTACTAGTGGAAGGCAAAGTGAATTTAATGGCAAAAAAAACAAAAAAAGATATAGATTTTCTGCTTATGCCAAACGAAATGGCATTACTCAATAACAATCACTCATTTAGCAAGCGTCAGGTTGATGCATCGCAATATATCACCTGGACTAAAGGGTATATAATACTTAATGAAACGCCCGTAGAGGATTTATTGAATTACATAGCACGAAATTATAATTTCTCGTTAAAATGTACAAATGCTACAAACCTGAAAGGTCTTACATGCAATGGGAAACTATATCTTTCTGATAATATAGACAATGTAATGAAATCAATCGCAATACTATCTAACACAACATATAAGAAAGAAAATAACACAATTTACATAAGAAATAATAAAAAGATCGCAAAATAG
- a CDS encoding carboxypeptidase-like regulatory domain-containing protein — protein MKNKCIRQQGKPDNAKMVFKMFKVLNVLLLAVILSANATTFSQETYISIRLDNVSIKQVISEIEKKSDFIFLIPGNLNDEMSKKIDINVKNESIEDILHIITYGSNFNYKIYDKQIVFYLDEEKEQIVFEKPINQKKETKKNGFAINGTIIDSKDRETIIFAVVVLKELNLWATSDKNGKFSIQNVLPGEYTLEASSMGYVTYSIPISVTKDISKLNILLEPSNLLLDDVIVTAQSGGAINSSHIMEKASIDHLQPSSLADVMQLMPGALTNNPNLTTQNKITIRSIKDFSGLNAAGVGLLIDGNKVSNNAEVESATFDYRKIPTDNIESVEVMTGVLSAQYGDMTSGAIVVKTKAGMTPYEVRIKSDPRTKAGSINKGYRLPYNVGFLNVSMDYAKAFKKNISPVDIFDRTTIGLTYSNTFNKEKTPFRFNFKVNGNFTSNNVTQDPDVSKEDFSKSSTNNLNTSIYGSWMLNKPYISVLNYNISAVYQKQKTNQYTVINRTPTPTTNTKVPGISEGYFTELLYKEDFWLESVPLSFNAKIHGNLNKLMGKTLFASLLGFEYNHDGNKGRGSYYTDATPPFFRERNYKEIPFMDNISLFAEEKIKIPIKKSTLELVGGARITKMKLEGYNYNPTVEPRFNARYELFKPKFRGGLRKLNFRGGWGIMEKLPSIGYLYPAPIYMDYNLFRYSSTEANKSLAVIQTDIIDELLPYNLKPNKTYNMEMGIDVNISGINAQITYFKEKLVDGITQNVNFKTNTIKYYNALTGENADPKFENGTVYAKDETGNYIEVSHTLRNDFKLFSRPDNRGKIDKWGIEYSMSFPKIEALNTTVILNGAYLKTEDSKDGEELKKINSNDPVNPQEVFPYLAVFDKNTGSNIGNSARRFNTNLNFVTNIPAIRMIVSLTTQFIWFNQSRYIFDPANSYIEDQNGKPIYDDFSNKNVLQDIYRDPTYYIGFDGNRHPFSDFHTTNDPVLKTRLALLRETTNNSYYFLPTGYKPYMMANIRLTKEIGDNTSLSFYANNFTNHTPIMKDKARPNAIGNRLNSDIYFGAEVKFKF, from the coding sequence ATGAAGAATAAATGTATAAGACAACAGGGAAAACCTGATAATGCCAAAATGGTATTTAAAATGTTCAAGGTTTTGAATGTATTACTACTTGCTGTAATTCTTTCTGCAAACGCAACAACCTTTTCACAGGAGACTTATATCAGCATCAGGCTTGATAATGTATCCATTAAGCAAGTGATTTCTGAAATTGAGAAAAAAAGCGACTTCATTTTTCTTATACCTGGTAATCTGAACGATGAGATGAGTAAAAAAATTGATATCAACGTCAAGAATGAATCAATTGAAGATATCCTACACATCATCACATACGGAAGCAATTTTAATTATAAAATTTACGATAAACAAATTGTGTTTTACCTGGACGAAGAAAAAGAACAAATCGTTTTTGAAAAACCAATTAATCAAAAAAAGGAAACCAAAAAAAATGGTTTTGCCATTAACGGTACAATAATCGATTCCAAAGATAGAGAAACAATTATTTTTGCCGTCGTAGTATTAAAAGAGCTCAATTTATGGGCAACGAGTGACAAAAACGGTAAATTTTCCATCCAGAACGTCCTTCCCGGTGAATATACTCTTGAAGCATCGAGTATGGGCTATGTCACCTACTCTATCCCGATAAGTGTAACAAAGGATATTTCAAAATTGAATATTTTGCTGGAGCCCAGCAATTTGTTACTTGATGATGTTATAGTTACAGCTCAGTCAGGAGGGGCAATAAACTCATCTCATATAATGGAAAAGGCTTCTATTGATCACCTTCAGCCATCGAGCCTTGCAGATGTTATGCAACTTATGCCGGGTGCACTTACAAACAATCCCAATCTAACTACTCAGAACAAAATAACCATAAGGAGCATCAAGGATTTTAGCGGGTTAAATGCTGCCGGAGTAGGCTTACTGATTGATGGTAATAAAGTATCCAATAATGCAGAGGTAGAAAGTGCCACATTCGACTACAGAAAAATCCCAACTGACAATATCGAATCGGTAGAAGTTATGACAGGAGTACTTTCGGCTCAGTATGGTGATATGACCTCAGGCGCGATTGTAGTGAAAACCAAGGCAGGTATGACACCCTACGAAGTGAGGATAAAATCTGATCCAAGGACAAAAGCTGGATCAATTAATAAAGGATACAGGCTGCCATATAACGTGGGATTTTTAAACGTGAGCATGGATTACGCCAAGGCTTTCAAGAAAAATATCTCGCCTGTTGATATCTTTGACCGGACAACGATTGGATTAACTTACTCCAATACTTTCAATAAAGAAAAAACGCCATTCAGGTTTAATTTCAAGGTTAATGGTAACTTTACCTCCAATAATGTCACACAAGATCCGGATGTCTCAAAAGAAGACTTTTCCAAGTCCTCTACAAATAATTTAAACACATCCATTTATGGGTCCTGGATGCTTAATAAACCCTACATTTCTGTGCTAAACTACAATATTTCGGCAGTCTATCAAAAACAAAAAACAAATCAATACACCGTCATAAACAGAACCCCCACTCCAACAACAAACACTAAAGTGCCAGGAATATCAGAAGGCTATTTTACAGAACTTCTCTATAAGGAAGATTTTTGGCTGGAAAGTGTTCCACTTTCCTTTAATGCCAAAATTCATGGGAATCTTAATAAGTTGATGGGAAAAACCCTATTCGCCAGTTTACTTGGATTTGAATATAACCATGATGGAAACAAAGGAAGGGGTAGTTATTATACCGATGCAACTCCTCCCTTTTTCAGAGAACGTAATTATAAAGAGATCCCTTTCATGGACAACATCAGCTTATTCGCCGAAGAAAAAATTAAAATACCAATAAAAAAATCCACTCTGGAACTTGTAGGTGGAGCTCGTATAACCAAAATGAAACTGGAAGGATATAATTATAATCCTACTGTTGAGCCCAGGTTTAATGCGAGATACGAACTATTCAAACCTAAATTCAGGGGTGGCCTGAGAAAATTAAACTTCAGGGGTGGTTGGGGAATAATGGAAAAGTTGCCATCGATCGGTTATCTGTATCCTGCACCGATTTATATGGATTATAACCTATTCCGTTATAGCAGTACGGAAGCCAACAAGTCACTTGCGGTAATACAGACCGATATTATTGATGAACTGCTGCCATATAACTTAAAACCCAACAAGACCTATAATATGGAGATGGGTATTGATGTAAACATTTCCGGAATTAATGCACAGATTACCTATTTTAAAGAAAAACTGGTTGATGGTATTACCCAAAATGTTAATTTCAAGACTAATACTATTAAATATTATAACGCCTTGACCGGAGAAAATGCTGATCCAAAATTTGAGAACGGCACCGTATATGCAAAAGATGAAACAGGAAATTACATTGAAGTATCCCATACACTCCGAAATGATTTTAAATTATTTAGCAGGCCGGATAACCGGGGTAAAATAGATAAATGGGGCATTGAATATTCAATGTCATTCCCTAAAATCGAGGCACTGAACACTACGGTTATTCTTAACGGTGCTTACCTGAAAACGGAAGACAGTAAAGATGGAGAAGAACTTAAAAAGATAAACAGTAACGATCCGGTAAATCCACAGGAGGTCTTCCCCTATTTAGCAGTATTCGACAAAAATACCGGCAGCAATATCGGTAACAGTGCCAGAAGGTTTAACACCAATCTGAATTTTGTAACAAACATTCCTGCAATTAGAATGATTGTTTCATTAACCACTCAGTTTATCTGGTTCAATCAATCGCGATATATTTTTGATCCGGCAAACTCATACATTGAAGATCAGAATGGGAAGCCGATATATGACGATTTTTCAAACAAAAATGTGCTGCAGGATATCTATAGAGATCCAACATATTACATAGGTTTTGATGGAAACAGACATCCGTTTTCAGATTTTCACACCACCAACGATCCTGTGTTAAAAACTCGGCTCGCTCTTTTAAGGGAAACTACAAACAACAGCTACTACTTTCTGCCAACAGGATATAAACCATATATGATGGCTAATATAAGACTGACAAAGGAAATTGGCGATAACACCTCCCTATCGTTTTATGCAAATAATTTTACAAATCATACGCCGATCATGAAGGATAAAGCACGTCCTAATGCAATTGGGAACCGATTAAATTCAGATATATATTTTGGAGCAGAAGTGAAATTTAAATTTTGA
- a CDS encoding DUF4876 domain-containing protein — protein sequence MKRYLYSIISISFILIIPSCLENIRSDEFSEAELSGTVIVSVKMPEGYDYPVKGLKVILYDNTAGLQFKGITDEQGVAEIRVAPGYYIASTETSFRDSGGILYLFNGMSEKIDAISQSNSVEIELTASKSSQIVFKELYFGGCFNEETGKSYTTDKYIILYNNSDQDAYLDSLCLGVVYPFNAPTNGRLSDWVKPGTSELRDSIPAASMVWMFPGTGKDNILEPGREVVLALNAIDHSASVQTSVNLGRPGYWAIYDPIMTPSHATPEAGVKLLEGIWKIGSAKAFVISNFSPGFFIFTLGGKSIEQYILDNYALNPNSSNINLSALLVDKNLILDAVECLRNPTDTKRFMPEIDNGFAMISGSGQGQSIIRKVDNEETEKTGGRIVYMDTNNSSNDFEVIPHPTLYNQ from the coding sequence ATGAAAAGATATTTATACAGTATTATTTCTATAAGCTTCATTTTAATTATTCCTTCTTGCCTCGAGAATATCAGATCAGATGAATTCAGTGAAGCAGAATTAAGTGGAACTGTTATTGTAAGCGTAAAAATGCCAGAAGGATATGATTATCCTGTAAAAGGATTAAAGGTTATACTTTACGATAACACAGCAGGTCTTCAGTTTAAAGGCATTACCGATGAACAGGGGGTTGCAGAAATCAGAGTTGCTCCAGGTTACTACATAGCGTCAACCGAAACATCCTTTAGAGATTCGGGAGGAATCCTTTACCTCTTTAACGGAATGTCTGAAAAAATTGATGCGATATCCCAGTCAAACAGCGTTGAAATTGAGCTTACAGCATCGAAATCGAGTCAGATTGTATTCAAAGAGTTGTATTTTGGGGGATGTTTCAACGAAGAAACAGGCAAAAGCTATACTACTGACAAATACATTATCCTATATAATAACTCAGATCAGGACGCATACCTTGATTCATTGTGTTTAGGTGTGGTTTATCCATTTAATGCTCCCACCAACGGACGTTTGTCTGATTGGGTAAAACCGGGGACCTCGGAACTGAGAGATTCCATTCCGGCAGCATCCATGGTATGGATGTTTCCCGGAACCGGTAAAGACAACATTCTTGAACCTGGCCGGGAAGTGGTTTTAGCACTCAATGCTATAGATCACTCCGCATCTGTGCAAACCTCTGTAAACTTAGGGAGACCAGGATATTGGGCCATTTATGATCCCATCATGACCCCTAGCCATGCTACTCCCGAAGCGGGTGTCAAATTACTTGAGGGGATTTGGAAAATTGGGAGTGCAAAAGCTTTTGTAATTTCTAATTTCAGTCCAGGATTTTTTATATTTACCCTGGGTGGAAAGAGTATTGAACAGTATATTCTGGACAATTACGCGTTAAATCCGAACTCCTCAAACATTAATTTAAGCGCTTTGCTTGTTGATAAAAATCTTATTTTAGATGCTGTTGAATGCCTTAGAAATCCCACAGATACCAAAAGATTCATGCCAGAGATTGATAACGGATTTGCAATGATATCAGGATCGGGTCAGGGACAGAGTATCATAAGAAAAGTCGACAATGAAGAAACGGAAAAAACAGGTGGAAGAATAGTATATATGGACACGAACAATTCATCCAACGATTTCGAAGTTATACCTCATCCTACTTTATATAATCAATAA
- a CDS encoding DUF6850 family outer membrane beta-barrel protein produces MKKRYIIILGAWVSWQLMTFNMFAQASDKNEKIDYTLEEIQLRAPWAVSDNVSGLAYYQFQDYASVGGFYNSESGDYRNYNSAENLFNFGVATQAYRKVKKLLFYGDFTYKYDTKKNQTWLGNYIPDFTTNPMLDSIPGKVLSESYDMSGKIAYALTNKTALGIGISYHTATMAKRTDGRNSNVYSSICIKPGVTHKTANFTTGLNFNYKYDVDRVTYDFIGDLTGKNIYYMEGLFFMAKSGITSATILKRGYFFNLLGGAFQLDYNNNNLEWFNELEMNYGKLNNYEGISLTKKYSREELLNYHYGGSIKFLGNSSNHFIKFNLNSNERASNYIINNYEQVPGEIKSWEYYEKGSVLRYMTSIKELDVAYRFCYKKTDWKYNFNLTAGFNRMINEKTYKIFPETYNQHFNINTLYFEGRKYFYPQQKNIIELEAGVAFSKGSDEGNSLNSESSGNLGMLQLNKRLLEIDYQYRNASRTNINVGARYRHLLNPDKNYALEFCMKYHKIVAKNKQKRSFLSLSTSYVF; encoded by the coding sequence ATGAAAAAAAGATATATAATTATACTAGGAGCATGGGTATCATGGCAGTTAATGACATTCAACATGTTCGCACAGGCAAGCGATAAAAATGAAAAAATTGACTACACATTAGAAGAAATACAATTACGTGCTCCATGGGCTGTTTCTGATAATGTTTCGGGACTGGCCTATTATCAGTTTCAGGATTATGCTTCTGTTGGAGGCTTTTACAATTCTGAGAGTGGTGATTACAGAAATTACAATTCGGCTGAAAATTTATTTAATTTCGGAGTTGCTACACAAGCTTATAGGAAAGTTAAGAAACTGCTTTTTTATGGTGATTTCACATACAAATATGACACCAAAAAGAATCAAACCTGGCTAGGCAACTACATACCTGACTTTACAACAAACCCTATGCTGGACTCAATTCCGGGGAAAGTCCTAAGCGAGAGTTACGACATGTCCGGAAAAATTGCATATGCCCTGACTAATAAAACAGCATTGGGAATTGGCATTAGTTATCACACTGCAACAATGGCAAAAAGAACTGATGGAAGAAACTCGAATGTATATTCGTCAATATGTATAAAACCTGGTGTTACCCACAAAACTGCAAATTTCACTACAGGTCTGAACTTCAACTATAAGTACGATGTAGACAGAGTGACCTATGATTTTATCGGAGATTTGACAGGGAAAAACATATACTACATGGAAGGACTGTTTTTTATGGCCAAATCAGGAATAACTTCAGCAACCATTCTTAAAAGAGGCTATTTTTTTAATTTACTTGGAGGGGCATTTCAACTTGACTACAATAACAATAATCTCGAGTGGTTCAATGAATTAGAAATGAATTATGGGAAACTCAACAACTACGAAGGGATATCTCTTACCAAAAAGTACAGTCGTGAAGAGTTGCTAAACTACCATTATGGCGGTTCTATCAAGTTTTTAGGAAACAGCTCCAATCATTTTATAAAATTTAATCTAAACAGCAACGAAAGGGCTTCGAATTACATAATTAATAATTATGAGCAGGTTCCGGGAGAAATTAAATCGTGGGAATATTATGAAAAAGGGAGCGTTTTAAGATATATGACTTCCATTAAAGAACTAGATGTTGCTTATCGCTTTTGCTATAAAAAAACCGACTGGAAATATAATTTCAACCTAACAGCTGGGTTTAACAGGATGATTAACGAGAAAACTTACAAAATTTTCCCCGAGACTTACAATCAACATTTTAACATCAATACTTTGTACTTTGAGGGGAGGAAGTATTTCTATCCTCAGCAAAAAAATATAATTGAACTGGAAGCCGGGGTAGCATTCTCTAAAGGTTCAGATGAAGGGAACTCATTAAATTCGGAAAGCTCAGGCAATTTAGGCATGCTGCAACTAAATAAGAGATTGTTGGAAATAGATTATCAATACCGTAATGCCTCCAGAACAAACATCAATGTTGGAGCAAGGTATCGTCACTTATTGAATCCGGATAAAAATTATGCTTTAGAATTCTGTATGAAATACCACAAGATAGTAGCTAAAAACAAACAGAAGAGATCATTTCTGTCTTTATCAACGAGCTATGTTTTTTAG